A genome region from Eurosta solidaginis isolate ZX-2024a chromosome 2, ASM4086904v1, whole genome shotgun sequence includes the following:
- the LOC137240777 gene encoding putative oligosaccharyltransferase complex subunit CG9662, producing MIETLYNLPFHILVPPNIKIRRPAWFRKPSPMAVFSIVLLSYFLVTGGIIYDVIVEPPSVGATVDEHGHSRPVAFMPYRVNGQYIMEGLASSFLFTVGGLGFIIMDQTHIPGKTNLNRFLLTAMGFIFILVSFFTTWLFMRMKLPSYLQP from the exons ATGATAGAAACACTGTACAACTTACCTTTCCACATTTTGGTACCACCAAACATCAAAATACGCCGTCCCGCGTGGTTCCGTAAGCCATCGCCAATGGCTGTGTTCTCCATTGTATTGCTTTCTTATTTTTTGGTAACTGGTG GAATCATTTACGATGTCATTGTAGAACCACCAAGCGTTGGCGCTACAGTGGATGAACATGGACATTCGCGGCCAGTAGCTTTTATGCCTTATCGTGTCAATGGTCAATATATTATGGAAGGATTGGCCAGTAGTTTTCTCTTTACAGTCGGTGGTTTAGGTTTCATTATAATGGATCAAACACATATACCGGGAAAGACAAATTTAAATCGATTTCTCTTGACTGCTAtgggttttatttttatacttgtaTCATTTTTCACTACTTGGCTGTTTATGCGCATGAAATTGCCAAGCTATTTGCAGccataa